The Drosophila gunungcola strain Sukarami chromosome 3L unlocalized genomic scaffold, Dgunungcola_SK_2 000003F, whole genome shotgun sequence genome contains a region encoding:
- the LOC128258861 gene encoding uncharacterized protein LOC128258861, whose translation MTSHHHHHHVGVGVSGNNFQPQLHQLRAPIVKNLSLAAAAVPLPLTSSNSTYFTHVHPSTAGTIVEQDPYTVLAGDHMGGEENESFLIEEIIDDYDDEANIVVDTGEFFEHYEYYPVDRLDRLTSVTVATADALPPPIIMQQTSDDDEYIEEDGDGLQMTSSCDGDGEEEADDEVSAPAMTNAFEIASEMLTTIEATNIKEEQLESDFYMKATEDSNSSNGQLQDFKLFGTSRVERPIGNSAAKRWKQTKVPIRITQDEFNVTLWSSLNSEDEDEEEELEEPPGSAAATSVTSASASAQNEGSSSMPKLIIDEHMINHDVLSDGIGNEYVILPDPFSASAVTDVEEVVNAFMGDVKGEEDSQPLSEQFIYADNQLEEAYGNIELIENMPNNVELIQAPGQGPNPVPVAITKSNGYVANPQTALPKLVLQNSSTNVRLKSAGNQAKVTKTKTSTAAQVATPTPPPPLVATNNPTRPRPAILTKLPTAVPNQTAGNPTEGAAAAAAEDEESKFRCTHRGCNKEFRNHSAMRKHMHTHGPRGHVCNVCGKSFVESSKLKRHQLVHTGEKPFECTFEGCGKRFSLDFNLRTHVRIHTGDRPYHCPIDGCSKCFAQSTNLKSHMLTHTKPKRKWPRAPPVNNNKTPLVARYGRLEFGEDPRLVYVEQNEEMASVLLDGTSPTS comes from the coding sequence ATGACaagtcatcatcatcatcatcacgtCGGCGTCGGCGTCAGTGGGAACAACTTCCAGCCGCAGCTGCACCAGCTCCGGGCGCCCATTGTCAAGAATCTGTCGCTGGCGGCGGCGGCCGTACCGCTGCCACTGACCTCCTCCAACTCCACCTACTTCACCCATGTACATCCGTCTACGGCGGGCACAATTGTGGAGCAAGATCCGTATACCGTTTTGGCGGGCGATCACATGGGCGGAGAGGAGAACGAGAGCTTTCTGATCGAGGAGATCATCGACGACTATGACGACGAGGCTAATATTGTGGTGGACACTGGGGAGTTCTTCGAGCACTACGAATACTATCCGGTGGACCGGCTGGACAGACTCACCTCGGTCACGGTGGCCACGGCGGATGCCCTGCCGCCGCCCATCATCATGCAGCAGAccagcgacgacgacgagtACATTGAGGAGGATGGAGACGGATTGCAGATGACCTCGTCCTGCGATGGCGACGGCGAGGAGGAAGCGGACGATGAGGTTTCAGCGCCGGCCATGACAAATGCCTTTGAAATCGCCTCCGAGATGCTAACCACCATTGAGGCAACCAACATCAAGGAGGAGCAGTTGGAGAGCGACTTCTACATGAAGGCAACAGAGGATTCCAACAGCTCCAATGGCCAGCTGCAGGATTTTAAGCTATTCGGAACCAGTCGCGTAGAAAGGCCCATTGGAAATTCGGCCGCCAAGCGCTGGAAGCAAACAAAGGTACCCATACGCATTACCCAGGACGAGTTCAATGTCACGCTGTGGTCGTCGCTCAACTCggaggatgaggacgaggaggaggagttgGAGGAACCTCCTGGCTCTGCTGCGGCCACATCTGTGACATCCGCCTCCGCCAGTGCCCAGAATGAAGGCTCCTCCAGCATGCCAAAGCTTATTATTGACGAGCACATGATCAACCACGATGTGCTAAGCGATGGCATCGGCAACGAGTACGTCATCCTGCCCGATCCATTCAGCGCTTCAGCAGTCACAGACGTGGAGGAGGTGGTGAATGCATTTATGGGCGATGTCAAGGGCGAAGAGGACAGCCAGCCGCTAAGCGAGCAGTTCATCTATGCAGACAACCAGCTGGAGGAGGCTTACGGCAACATCGAGCTGATCGAGAATATGCCGAATAATGTGGAGCTAATACAGGCGCCGGGACAAGGTCCAAATCCTGTGCCAGTGGCAATAACGAAGAGCAACGGCTACGTGGCGAATCCGCAGACGGCTCTCCCAAAATTAGTGCTTCAGAATAGCAGCACCAATGTGCGTCTGAAAAGTGCGGGCAACCAGGCAAAGGTGACCAAGACCAAGACCTCGACGGCGGCTCAGGTGGCGACACCAACTCCTCCACCGCCGCTGGTGGCTACCAACAATCCAACCCGACCACGACCCGCAATTTTGACCAAATTGCCGACAGCAGTTCCTAATCAGACTGCTGGAAATCCCACGGAGggggctgctgctgccgccgcggAGGATGAGGAGTCCAAGTTCCGCTGCACCCATCGCGGCTGCAACAAGGAGTTCCGCAATCACTCGGCCATGCGCAAGCACATGCACACGCACGGACCGCGCGGTCATGTGTGCAACGTCTGCGGCAAGAGCTTTGTGGAGAGCTCCAAGCTGAAGCGCCACCAACTGGTTCACACCGGCGAGAAGCCTTTCGAGTGCACCTTTGAGGGCTGCGGCAAGCGCTTCTCGTTGGACTTCAATCTGCGCACCCACGTTCGGATACACACTGGCGACCGACCCTACCACTGTCCCATTGACGGCTGCTCCAAATGCTTCGCCCAGTCAACGAACCTCAAGTCGCACATGCTGACGCACACGAAGCCCAAAAGGAAGTGGCCTCGGGCGCCGCCGGTGAACAATAATAAGACACCGCTGGTGGCCAGATACGGACGACTGGAGTTTGGCGAGGATCCGCGTCTGGTGTACGTGGAACAGAACGAGGAGATGGCGTCAGTGCTGCTGGATGGCACGTCCCCCACATCCTAA
- the LOC128258868 gene encoding LOW QUALITY PROTEIN: GDP-D-glucose phosphorylase 1 (The sequence of the model RefSeq protein was modified relative to this genomic sequence to represent the inferred CDS: deleted 1 base in 1 codon) — protein MFSRHFRVFFRIHRHVFQTFRAHIRSFLFNGFHKSCSLRVGTLLPLVILRSAECSQRDDQEVRRLSRKRTMSKVRYETCLEGRAQNYLNAIKVRWEQLHKTPGLFSYQLHKTPQCRRIPGHWGFYTELNADRALKRRRPQTIENLNPTFKPTMFNFNKVNAQEVIMTIHDAFGSPEVQMIINKSPITKYHTLICPEVGKNHVQRITRDVLEFCITFMRSIDDKNIRMGYNSPGALASVNHLHFHLLHMPQDLYIDQAPLDELVGGHVYRLSRRAPTEAICIVFNKEDNAEQVEEKVDQLYKLAMWMCQNNMPHNLFITQDRRKGKSGDVQVFVFARSEYCVNKDLVDFNVGFCELAGYIPLPDPDKMENLTELQVLYRIRTVTGEAPKAVYEEITNIVEGCEQSLWDLPLTI, from the exons ATGTTTTCCCGACATTTTCGAGTCTTTTTCCGAATCCACCGCCAtgtttttcaaacatttagaGCCCATATCCGGAGTTTTCTGTTCAACGGCTTCCACAAAAGCTGTTCCCTAAGGGTGGGAACTCTCCTACCGCTGGTAATCCTCCGGTCAGCTGAATGCAGCCAAAGAGATGATCAGGAGGTGAGGCGTTTGAGCCGGAAGAGAACCATGAGCAAGGTCAGGTACGAGACATGTCTGGAGGGCAGAGCGCAGAACTATCTCAACGCCATTAAAGTGCGGTGGGAGCAGCTGCACAAGACTCCTGGGTTGTTTTCGTATCAATTGCATAAAACGCCACAGTGCCGACGAATACCAGGACATTGGGGTTTCTACACCGAG CTCAATGCAGACCGTGCCCTTAAGCGCCGTCGTCCGCAGACCATCGAGAACCTTAATCCCACCTTCAAGCCCACTATGTTCAACTTCAACAAGGTCAATGCTCAGGAGGTAATTATGACCATTCATGATGCCTTCGGCAGTCCTGAAGTCCAGATGATCATCAACAAGAGTCCAATTACCAAGTATCACACACTTATCTGCCCGGAAGTGGGA AAAAACCATGTCCAAAGGATTACCCGAGATGTTCTGGAGTTCTGCATCACTTTTATGCGAAGTATTGATGACAAAAACATACGCATGGGCTATAATAGCCCTGGGGCTTTGGCCTCGGTAAACCACCTGCACTTTCACCTGCTCCACATGCCCCAGGATCTGTACATAGATCAGGCACCACTAGATGAGCTGGTCGGTGGCCATGTCTATCGTTTGAGTCGAAGGGCACCCACGGAAGCTATCTGTATAGTATTCAACAAAGAAGACAACGCTGAACAGGTGGAGGAGAAGGTTGATCAGCTCTACAAGCTGGCCATGTGGATGTGCCAAAACAATATGCCGCACAATCTGTTCATCACGCAGGATCGGAGAAAGGGCAAAAGCGGTGACGTTCAGGTATTCGTGTTTGCCCGATCCGAATACTGCGTGAACAAGGATTTGGTCGACTTTAATGTGGGATTCTGCGAGTTGGCTGGTTACATTCCGTTGCCAG ATCCAGATAAAATGGAGAATCTTACTGAACTACAAGTGCTCTACAGGATCCGCACTGTCACTGGCGAAGCGCCAAAAGCTGTGTATGAAGAAATAACGAATATTGTCGAAGGTTGCGAACAATCTCTTTGGGACCTTCCTTTGACAAtatga
- the LOC128258870 gene encoding uncharacterized protein LOC128258870 isoform X2 — protein sequence MARRIPPESWSRSLHAPLPMPRCHCPRKCARKLHLPKQWNICSRSNIILDTRKPFNLAYDFIFDRLRAVRREIVIQMYDARQKIRLLEPIVMFLAYSRYRLCEESIEKFDPKICNQHLQECLTGVLCCYDELEGQASSKEPTIRELERRCYIESLYQVFNLGSPESFARALTLPDFVRQDSIFKLCFAICLAFQQRNLYRVLMGFPQLPHILCSVAATKLQAIRRSLLQVFTHAYNNKQLTVPVPYLLRLLLIDSPAGLQDQCRHYNISFTGDRKAVQFNKTDFNQTAELLKTQHERFVESKLKRIYLPEVLLLKKLN from the exons ATGGCCAGAAGAATACCCCCGGAGTCTTGGTCAAGGAGTTTACACGCTCCGCTGCCGATGCCAAGATGCCACTGCCCCAGGAAATGCGCACGGAAGCTGCACTTACCAAAACAGTGGAATATCTGCTCAAGGAGCAA CATAATCCTAGACACCCGGAAACCCTTTAATCTGGCCTATGATTTCATCTTTGATCGATTAAGAGCTGTGAGGCGGGAGATCGTCATCCAGATGTACGACGCTCGCCAAAAAATTCGGCTTCTGGAGCCCATTGTGATGTTTCTAGCCTACAGTCGTTATCGGTTGTGCGAGGAGTCCATCGAGAAGTTTGATCCCAAGATATGCAATCAGCATTTGCAGGAGTGTCTCACAGGAGTACTCTGCTGTTATGATGAGTTGGAAGGACAGGCATCCTCTAAAGAACCTACGATTCGGGAATTGGAGCGACGTTGCTATATAGAAAGCCTGTATCAGGTGTTTAATCTCGGCTCCCCCGAGTCCTTTGCACGAGCACTCACATTACCGGATTTTGTGCGTCAGGATTCGATCTTTAAGCTTTGTTTTGCCATATGCTTAGCCTTTCAACAGAGGAATTTGTATAGAGTGCTTATGGGATTCCCCCAGCTGCCACATATTCTATGCTCCGTGGCAGCCACCAAGTTGCAGGCAATAAGAAG GAGTTTGCTGCAGGTTTTCACGCATGCctacaacaacaaacagctCACAGTGCCGGTTCCTTACTTGTTGCGTTTACTGTTAATCGATTCGCCGGCTGGACTTCAGGATCAGTGTCGGCATTATAATATTTCCTTCACTGGCGACAGGAAGGCGGTGCAATTTAATAAGACTGATTTTAACCAAACCGCTGAGCTATTGAAGACCCAACACGAGCGCTTTGTGGAGTCAAAACTCAAGCGTATTTATTTGCCGGAAGTTTTGTTGCTAAAGAAATTAAACTAG
- the LOC128258885 gene encoding uncharacterized protein LOC128258885: MLDNLVEFANYWWFRYLMVTELYMVEKWERITIHVIFMVLFCVFWYFNYSILLSLAGLIGPSASMADILPGVQGQGLKVT; the protein is encoded by the exons ATGCTGGACAACCTCGTGGAATTCGCCAACTACTGGTGGTTCCGATACCTAATG GTCACCGAGCTGTACATGGTGGAAAAGTGGGAGCGCATAACGATAC ACGTCATTTTCATGGTGCTCTTCTGTGTGTTCTGGTACTTCAACTACTCCATACTGCTCTCCCTGGCCGGATTAATAGGCCCCAGTGCCTCCATGGCGGATATATTGCCCGGGGTTCAAGGACAGGGCCTCAAGGTCACCTAA
- the LOC128258878 gene encoding uncharacterized protein LOC128258878: MSAFVVKLLQRTLSPSQKDVKPFIYVRSNWMDDEVEFDFLSTSDNQNYRGSLKYEELRNAASDLDQAYNDFFAECKKAMTTHMGLQGFDYDLSLENGEQQVFKMYKCEGYETLYFEIPLRKISSCYQLLDAAIEAGLQKPQAVSALESDVQKTASLAEYEKYVKDSKLKEELLLQKFLLLINSKKAYIRDLESQLEERSKKPSKERMSQRISSEDEDEAYGAATQAMNIDIDSD, translated from the coding sequence atgtCAGCCTTTGTGGTTAAATTACTGCAGCGAACACTTTCACCTAGCCAAAAGGACGTAAAGCCTTTTATTTATGTCCGGAGCAACTGGATGGACGACGAGGTAGAGTTTGACTTCCTGTCCACTTCTGATAATCAAAACTACCGGGGAAGTCTCAAATACGAGGAGCTACGGAATGCAGCCAGTGATTTGGATCAGGCTTATAATGACTTCTTTGCTGAGTGCAAAAAAGCCATGACCACGCACATGGGACTGCAAGGATTCGACTACGATCTTTCCCTGGAGAACGGCGAGCAACAGGTCTTCAAAATGTACAAATGCGAAGGATACGAAACgctatattttgaaattccaCTAAGGAAAATTTCCAGTTGTTACCAATTATTGGATGCAGCCATTGAAGCTGGTTTACAGAAGCCTCAGGCAGTTTCGGCCCTCGAATCCGATGTCCAGAAAACCGCATCCCTCGCTGAGTATGAAAAGTATGTAAAGGATTCCAAGTTGAAGGAGGAGTTACTTCTTCAGAAATTCCTTCTGCTGATAAACAGTAAGAAAGCGTACATCAGGGATTTGGAGAGCCAGTTGGAAGAGCGATCGAAGAAGCCCTCGAAAGAAAGAATGAGTCAACGGATTTCGTCAGAAGACGAGGACGAAGCCTACGGAGCAGCCACTCAAGCCATGAATATAGATATTGATTCGGATTAG
- the LOC128258866 gene encoding queuine tRNA-ribosyltransferase accessory subunit 2 — translation MKFAIESIKKNSGRLGKLRIKDSGPELRTPLLLQTTKGGSIPWLSSDVFESHVSRKPQVLQFTLSTMDQMAEALAQWNIGGGRGLSDYVGLPGHLNILLLRDPCETTPSGGNDRDIQPLFTRRGKESLTPERYMEMVASFKPDIYQGLCDADTNLESAKKRVQKSVDRTEKFMHYVYENRANVESTLLAPIVGGYNTFARTQSIKHAREQPAGSYGGYILEGFHTNGLSATTLDSSKLLPIVEHCVKQLEEDKPRIMPGAFAPLTILELIRQGVDVFDTSYAYCASMNFKALTFSFVQDTKEHVPFLDITDDVIKEDFSPPMNNCSCLTCQKHTRAYLHHLYKTNELLGPILLMVHNLHHYITFFETIRESVAKDKLPELTELVKNQNTKSQVDYSIAVNTKVITKATMGKGFAAAAV, via the exons ATGAAATTCGCGATTGAGAGCATCAAAAAGAATTCCGGCCGCCTGGGAAAACTCCGGATCAAGGATTCAGGACCCGAGCTCAGGACTCCACTCCTTTTGCAGACAACCAAGGGCGGCAGCATTCCGTGGCTGAGTTCTGATGTTTTCGAAAGTCATGTCAGTCGGAAGCCACAGGTGCTTCAGTTCACCCTGTCCACCATGGACCAAATGGCAGAGGCACTCGCTCAGTGGAACATTGGTGGGGGACGGGGATTGAGCGACTACGTCGGATTACCAGGACACTTAAACATCCTCCTGCTGCGGGATCCCTGTGAAACGACGCCTTCGGGTGGCAACGATCGGGATATACAGCCACTCTTCACGAGAAGGGGTAAGGAGTCCCTCACTCCGGAGCGCTACATGGAAATGGTGGCCAGTTTTAAACCGGACATCTACCAGGGACTCTGTGATGCGGACACAAATCTAGAGAGTGCCAAGAAGCGGGTTCAGAAGTCGGTGGACAGAACCGAAAAGTTTATGCACTACGTATATGAAAACCGGGCAAATGTGGAGTCCACACTGCTGGCTCCTATTGTGGGTGGATACAACACCTTTGCCCGGACGCAGTCCATCAAGCATGCCCGGGAACAACCTGCGGGCAGTTACGGAGGTTACATCTTAGAGGGATTTCACACGAATGGTTTGTCGGCTACGACCTTAGATTCATCCAAACTACTGCCAATTGTGGAGCACTGCGTCAAACAGCTGGAGGAGGACAAGCCTAGGATAATGCCAGGTGCTTTTGCGCCTTTAACCATTTTGGAGCTTATCCGCCAGGGAGTGGATGTGTTTGACACATCCTACGCCTATTGTGCTTCCATGAATTTTAAGGCGTTGACTTTTAGCTTTGTGCAGGATACAAAGGAGCATGTGCCTTTTTTGGACATAACTGATGACGTTATCAAGGAGGATTTTTCGCCGCCCATGAACAATTGCAGCTGCTTGACCTGCCAGAAACACACGCGAGCCTACTTGCATCACCTTTACAAGACCAATGAGTTACTGGGCCCAATATTACTGATGGT TCACAACCTACATCACTACATCACCTTCTTTGAGACAATACGTGAGAGTGTGGCCAAGGACAAGCTGCCAGAGCTGACGGAGCTCGTAAAGAATCAGAATACAAAATCCCAGGTGGATTATTCCATTGCTGTGAACACTAAAGTTATTACCAAGGCCACCATGGGCAAAGGATTCGCAGCGGCAGCAGTGTGA
- the LOC128258870 gene encoding SAC3 domain-containing protein 1 isoform X1, with product MAQVRGSCERFCPDGEAKMRIREKLLHYFELKNGQKNTPGVLVKEFTRSAADAKMPLPQEMRTEAALTKTVEYLLKDIILDTRKPFNLAYDFIFDRLRAVRREIVIQMYDARQKIRLLEPIVMFLAYSRYRLCEESIEKFDPKICNQHLQECLTGVLCCYDELEGQASSKEPTIRELERRCYIESLYQVFNLGSPESFARALTLPDFVRQDSIFKLCFAICLAFQQRNLYRVLMGFPQLPHILCSVAATKLQAIRRSLLQVFTHAYNNKQLTVPVPYLLRLLLIDSPAGLQDQCRHYNISFTGDRKAVQFNKTDFNQTAELLKTQHERFVESKLKRIYLPEVLLLKKLN from the exons ATGGCTCAAGTTCGAGGTTCCTGCGAAAGGTTTTGTCCCGATGGAGAGGCCAAAAT gCGCATTCGCGAGAAACTGTTGCACTACTTCGAGCTGAAAAATGGCCAGAAGAATACCCCCGGAGTCTTGGTCAAGGAGTTTACACGCTCCGCTGCCGATGCCAAGATGCCACTGCCCCAGGAAATGCGCACGGAAGCTGCACTTACCAAAACAGTGGAATATCTGCTCAAGGA CATAATCCTAGACACCCGGAAACCCTTTAATCTGGCCTATGATTTCATCTTTGATCGATTAAGAGCTGTGAGGCGGGAGATCGTCATCCAGATGTACGACGCTCGCCAAAAAATTCGGCTTCTGGAGCCCATTGTGATGTTTCTAGCCTACAGTCGTTATCGGTTGTGCGAGGAGTCCATCGAGAAGTTTGATCCCAAGATATGCAATCAGCATTTGCAGGAGTGTCTCACAGGAGTACTCTGCTGTTATGATGAGTTGGAAGGACAGGCATCCTCTAAAGAACCTACGATTCGGGAATTGGAGCGACGTTGCTATATAGAAAGCCTGTATCAGGTGTTTAATCTCGGCTCCCCCGAGTCCTTTGCACGAGCACTCACATTACCGGATTTTGTGCGTCAGGATTCGATCTTTAAGCTTTGTTTTGCCATATGCTTAGCCTTTCAACAGAGGAATTTGTATAGAGTGCTTATGGGATTCCCCCAGCTGCCACATATTCTATGCTCCGTGGCAGCCACCAAGTTGCAGGCAATAAGAAG GAGTTTGCTGCAGGTTTTCACGCATGCctacaacaacaaacagctCACAGTGCCGGTTCCTTACTTGTTGCGTTTACTGTTAATCGATTCGCCGGCTGGACTTCAGGATCAGTGTCGGCATTATAATATTTCCTTCACTGGCGACAGGAAGGCGGTGCAATTTAATAAGACTGATTTTAACCAAACCGCTGAGCTATTGAAGACCCAACACGAGCGCTTTGTGGAGTCAAAACTCAAGCGTATTTATTTGCCGGAAGTTTTGTTGCTAAAGAAATTAAACTAG